The genomic window CGAAGGAGGAGAACCAGCCGGGCCCCCGCCGCAGGATCGTCGGCACCACCGCGATGGTCTCGACATTGTTCACCGTGGTCGGCAGGCCATAGAGCCCCACCGCCGCCGGGAAGGGCGGCTTCAGGCGCGGCATGCCTTTCTTGCCCTCCAGGCTCTCGATCAGCGCCGTCTCTTCGCCGCAGATATAGGCGCCGGCGCCGCGATGAACGTAGAGGTCGAAATCATAGCCCGAGCCGCAGGCGTTCTTGCCGACCAGCCCGGCCTCATAGGCCTCGGCGATGGCGGCTTCGAGCACCACGCTCTCATTGTAGTATTCGCCGCGGATGTAGATGTAGCCCGCCGTCGCGCCCATGGCGAAGCCCGCGATCAGGCAGCCCTCGATCAGCTTGTGCGGATCGTGGCGGATGATGTCGCGGTCCTTGCAGGTGCCGGGCTCGGACTCATCGGCATTGACCACCAGGTAGGAGGGGCGGCCATCGCTCTTCTTCGGCATGAAGGACCACTTCATGCCGGTGGGGAAGCCCGCGCCACCCCGGCCGCGCAGGCCGGAATTCTTGACCTCCTCGATCAGCCAGTCGCGGCCCTTCGCGAGATACTCGCGCGTGCCGTCCCAATCGCCCCGCATGCGCGCGGCCGAGAGGTTCCAGGGCTGCGTGCCGTAGAGGTTGGTGAAGATGCGGTCCTTGTCCGAGAGCGCCATGGCTCAATCCTCCGAACCGGTGAGAACCATGGGGCCGCCTTCGGGCGCGCTCGTCTGCCGGCCGATGGCGCTGCCATGCGGCGGGCGTTCGCCGCGCTTCAGCGCCTCGATCAGCCGCACCGTGCTGTCGTAGTCCAGGTCCTCGTAGTAGTCGTCATCCACCTGCAGGATGGGCGCGTTCACGCAGGCGCCGAGGCACTCGACCTCTGTGAGCGTGAAGAGCCCGTCCGCGCTGGTGTCGCCATAGCCCTTCAGCCC from Roseococcus microcysteis includes these protein-coding regions:
- the nuoF gene encoding NADH-quinone oxidoreductase subunit NuoF, producing MALSDKDRIFTNLYGTQPWNLSAARMRGDWDGTREYLAKGRDWLIEEVKNSGLRGRGGAGFPTGMKWSFMPKKSDGRPSYLVVNADESEPGTCKDRDIIRHDPHKLIEGCLIAGFAMGATAGYIYIRGEYYNESVVLEAAIAEAYEAGLVGKNACGSGYDFDLYVHRGAGAYICGEETALIESLEGKKGMPRLKPPFPAAVGLYGLPTTVNNVETIAVVPTILRRGPGWFSSFGRERNAGTKVFCISGHVNKPCNVEAEMSIPLRELIDRYAGGVRGGWDNLLAVIPGGSSVPLLPKHICDDVLMDFDALREHKSGLGTAGVIVMDKSTDVVRAIARLAHFYKHESCGQCTPCREGTGWMKRVMDRMVRGDAQIEEIDILEQVTRQVEGHTICALGDAAAWPIQGLIRHFRPEMERRIRERHATSTPLAAE